The Jannaschia sp. GRR-S6-38 genomic interval GTGCGTGCCCTGCCGGGTCGAGCATCCGCAGCTCGAGGCCCTGGCCGAAGAGCTTCCGGTCTACGGGATCAACTACAAGGACACGCCACAGGCCGCGCTGGAGTTCCTCGAGGAGCTGGGCGACCCCTATGCCGCGATCGGCGTCGACGGGAGCGCGCGGACCGGCATCGACTGGGGGCTCTACGGCGTGCCCGAGACCTTCGTGCTGGCGGGCGACGGGACGGTGATGCTGCGCTTCGCGGGCCCGATCACCGAGAAGGTCGTCACCGACAGCATCGCCCCGGCCATCAAAGCCGCCCGCGCGCGCTGAGCGCGTGGAGCCCGCCGCCACCACACGCCTCGCCAGCCTGATCGTCCTCGGCACCGGAGTGCTCTGGGGGCTCTACTGGCTGCCGGTGCGCGAGCTGGGCGGTCTGGGCCTGGGCGGGGCCTGGGGCACGGCGGCGATCACGGGGGCGGCGGCGCTGCTCCTGGCGCCGATGGCCTGGGTCCGTCGCTCGTCGCTGGCCGCCGCGGACCCGGTCGCGCTGGCCTCCGTCGCGCTGGGGGGCGTGGCGTTCATGCTCTACTCGGTGGGCTTTCTCTACGGGCGCGTGGCGCTGATCGTGCTTCTTTTCTTCCTGACCCCGGTCTGGAGCACGATCCTCGGCCGCGTGCTGATGGGCTGGCCCACGCCGCGGCTGCGGCTGGCGGCGATCGGCCTGGGGCTGGTGGGGCTTGTCGTGATGCTGGGCGCCGGGGACGGCCCGCCGGTGCCGCAGGGACTGGGCGAATGGATGGGGCTGGCCTCGGGGTTGCTCTGGTCGGTGGCGACGACGGGGATGCGCGCCCGCCCGCCGCTGGGCGCCGCCGAGGGCGCCTTCGTCTTCGCCGGCGGCGCGGCGCTCGGGGCGCTGGCGCTCGCGCCGCTGCTTTCCCCTCTGCCCGCCGCGCTTGCCCTGCCCGCGCTGGCCTGGGCCGCGGCGGCGGGCGCGCTCTGGTGGGGGCTCTCCATCGCGGCGCTGACCTGGGCCTCGGCCCGGCTGGAGCCGGCGCGGACGGGCCTTCTGCTGATGACCGAAGTGCTGGTGAGCGCCGTCTCGGCCGCGGTCCTGGCCGGCGAGCATCTGGGCCCGCGCGAAATGGCGGGCGGCGCGCTCGTGCTGCTCGCGGGCGTGCTGGAAGTCTGGCCGGTGCGCCGGGCGCGCCGGGTCAGGAGTTGAAGCGCCAGCCTTCCTTCTGGGCCTGGACCCAGTTCCAGCTGGATCGGCACATCTCCTCCAGCCCGTGCTCGGCCTCGAAGCCCAGCTCGGCGCGGGCCCGGCTGGGATCGGCGTAGCTGCGCGCGACATCGCCCGCGCGGCGGCCCACGATCCGCATCGGCAGGTCGCGCCCGACCACGTCGGAATAGGCCCGGTGCATCTCCAGCACCGAGGTGGGCGTGCCGGTGCCGATATTGAGCACGTGGCCCCGCCCCTCCATCAGTGCGTCGAGCGACTGCACGTGCGCGCGTGCGAGGTCCACGACATGGATGTAGTCGCGCCAGCAGGTCCCGTCGGGCGTGTCGTAATCGTCGCCGAAGACGCGCAGCTCCGGCATCTCGCCCAGCGCGACCTTCGCGAGATAGGGCATCAGGTTGTTCGGGATGCCGCGCGGGTCCTCGCCGATCATGCCCGAGGGATGGGCGCCCACCGGATTGAAATAGCGCAGCACGCCCACCTGCCAGGGATCGGCGGCGGCAGCCTGCGACAGGATGCGCTCGCAGGTGAGCTTGGTGAAGCCGTAGGGCGAGGTGTGCGACAGCGGCGCCGTCTCGGGGATCGGGAAGACGGTGGCGGCCCCGTAGACCGTCGCGGTCGAGGAGAAGACGATCCGCAAGACCCCCGCCGCCTTCATCGCCTGCATCAGGGCTATCAGCCCACCGATATTGGTCTCGAAATAGTCGAGCGGCTTCTCGACGCTTTCGCCCACCGCCTTGAGCGCGGCGAAATGCACGACGCCGTCGAAGGCGCGCGACGCGAAGAGCCGGCCGAGCACCCCGCGGTCGAGCACCGAGCCGCGGACGAGATCGACCTCGGCCCCGGTCAGCCGCGCCAGCCGGTCGATCACGCCGGGGTCGGAATTCGAGAAATCGTCGAGGATGGTCACGTCGTAGCCGGCCGAGACCAACGCGACATAAGTGTGGGAGCCGATATAGCCGGCCCCGCCGGTCAGAAGGATACGCGCCATGGTCTCAGGTGGTGCGCCGGGCGGGCCCGCATTGCAAGCCCCGCGCAAGAGGGGGGCCCGACCCGAATTCGGCTGTGAATGGAGCCAATTTGAACCAAAGACCGCCAGAATTCACCGGCATCCCGGCCCCCGAGTTATTTGGAGTCCGTCATGCATAGCTTTCTTTCCAGCGAATCCGGCGCCGTCACCGTGGATTGAACCGTCCTCACCGCGGGGCTCGTCGGCCTGGGGCTCGCGACTGCCGTCGTCGTGAGCGCGGGCGTACAGAACACCAGCGAAGATATCGAGGATGCGCTCACGGGGATCGACGTCACCTCCGCCTTCGAGCGGCTCGTCGCCTCGAACGACTTCACCAACGGCGAGCGCGGCGACTGGATCGGCGGCGTCATCACCGAGATCGAGGGCTTCGGCGAGATCCTCGCCCTGTCGGGCCGCTCCGACATGGCATCCCTGCCGATCGACGTGGGAACCCAGCACGACTACGCCACCGTCGAATTCGACATGATCATGGGCGACAGCTGGGACAACGAGACGGGAACGATCTCGATCGCGGGGCAGGACGTGGTCGTCGGCACCCATTCCTGGCGCGAAGGCGAACCCGACGTGCGGGTCATCGAAGGAGATAACGACACGTCGGTCACGCTGACGCGAACCTCGGTCGGCAGCGGCAGCTTCCGCACCGGCGGCAGCAGCGCCGACTACACGTACCGCGTGAAGGTCGTCGCCGCCAACGATGGCCGCGAGCTGACGCTCGGCGCCAGCACGACGCTCAATTCGCCGACGCATGACGAGTTCTTCGGGATCGACAATGTCGAGGTTCGCGGCACGAACACGCCGTGAGCCGGACAATCGACCCTTTCGCCATTCGCCGGACGCCAAAGTGACCCGCCGCCAGCCAATCGATGCCGTATTCGGGCGCCAGCGTCGGACGCGTTAACCACGAGGTGTCGCCATGCGCCGTTTCATCGAAGACGAGGCCGGAGCCGTTACCGTCGACTGGACGGTCCTGACCGCCGGGCTGGTGGGGCTCGGGCTCGCGACCATGTCGGTCGTCAGCCGCGGCGTGCAGGATGCCAGCAGCGATATCGACGCGAGCCTGCGCGGCATCCAGATCGTCACCGCGTTCGACACCGTCCTCGGCGCGTTCGATTTCTCGAACGGCAGCCGCGGCGACTGGGTCGGCGGCGATATCGTGAACATCCCCGGCTTCGGCGAGGTGCTGGCGCTGTCGGGCGACTCGGCCGCCGCCGAATTGGCGCTCACCGTCGGCCAGGAACACGCCTATGCCGAGATCGAGTTCGACATGATCATGGGCGACAGCTGGGACGGCGAGGCGGGCGCGATCACGATCAACGGCGAGACGGTCGTGCTGGGCTCGCAAAATCACCTCGTCTCCGGGGCCGACGTGCAGACCTTCGACGGGCCCGAGGGCTCCACCGTCTCGATCCTGCGCGAGAACGTCACCTCGGGGACCGGCTCGCCCGGCTGGACGTCGCAGCAGGACTACACCTACCGGGTGCGGATCACGCAGGCCAATGACGGCTCGCCCATCCAGCTCGGCGCCGCGACGACGCTGCAGCAAGGCGCGACGGACGAATTCTTCGGCATCGACAATGTCGAGGTGCGGGGCGTGGCCCGGCCCTGACAGCCCGCGTCCGTTCCGCCCGGACCCGGGCACGGCACCCTTTCGCCACCCCTCCATATCGCCTATCTTGCGTCGCAATCACACAAGATAGAGCAGTCATCCCATGCCCGACGACCTGCTGAACGGGACCGACGACCCGCAGAGCTATGACGCCTCCTCGATCGAGGTGCTGGAGGGGCTGGAGCCCGTACGCAAGCGGCCCGGCATGTATATCGGCGGCACCGACGAGCGCGCGCTGCACCACATGGTGGCCGAGGTTCTGGACAACTCGATGGACGAGGCGGTGGCGGGCCATGCCAACCGCATCGAGGTCGAGCTTCTGGCCGACGGCGCCATCACCATCCGCGACAACGGCCGGGGCATCCCGGTCGATCCGCATCCGAAATTCCCCGACAAGTCGGCGCTCGAGGTGATCCTCTGCACGCTGCACGCGGGGGGCAAGTTCTCGGGCAAGGCCTACCAGACCTCGGGGGGCCTGCACGGCGTGGGCGCCTCGGTGGTCAACGCGTTGTCGGATTCGATGGTGGTGCAGGTCGCGCGCGACCGGGAACTGTGGGAGCAGCGCTTCTCGCGCGGGGTGCCGCTCGGCCCGGTCGAGAAGGTCGGCGCGGCGCCCAATCGGCGGGGCACGACCGTGACCTTCCATGCCGACGCGCAGATCTTCGGGGCGCACCGGCTCAAGCCCGCGCGGCTCTTCAAATCGATCCGATCCAAGGCCTACCTGTTCTCGGGCGTCGAGATCCGCTGGAAATCGGCGATCGACGATGGCGAGACCCCGACCGAGGCCGTCTTCCACTTCCCCGGCGGCCTGTCCGACTACCTGTCGGAGACGCTGGGCGGCGCGGCGACCTATGCCGACGCGGCCTTCGCGGGGACGGTCGATTTCAAGGAGCGGTTCGGCACGCCGGGCAAGGTGGAATGGGCGATCAACTGGACGCCCTCGCGCGACGGCTTCATCCAGTCCTATTGCAACACGGTGCCCACGCCCGAGGGCGGCACCCATGAGCAGGGCTTCTGGGCGGCGATCCTGAAGGGGATCAAGGCCTATGGCGAGCTGGCGAACAACCGCAAGGCCGCGCAGATCACCCGCGACGACCTGACCACGGGCGGCTGCGCGCTGGTGTCCTGCTTCATCCGCGAGCCGGAATTCGTGGGCCAGACCAAGGACCGGCTGGCCACCTCGGAGGCCGCGCGGCTGGTCGAGCAATCGGTGCGCGACCGCTTCGACCACTGGCTGACCGCCGACACCAAGGCCGCGGGCGCGATCCTCGACTTCCTGGTGCTCCGCGCCGAGGAGCGGCTGCGCCGCCGGCAGGAGAAGGAGACGGCGCGCAAATCGGCCACCAAGAAGCTGCGCCTGCCCGGCAAGCTGGTCGATTGCTCGGCCAGCGCGCGCGCGGGCACGGAACTGTTCATCGTCGAGGGCGACTCGGCGGGCGGCTCGGCCAAGATGGCGCGGGACCGCAAGACGCAGGCGCTCCTGCCGCTCCGCGGCAAGATCCTGAACGTGCTGGGCGCGGCCTCCTCGAAGCTGGGCTCGAATGCCGAGATCAGCGACCTGACCCAGGCGCTGGGCGTGGGGCTGGGGACGAAGTTCAGCATCGACGACCTGCGCTACGACAAGGTCATCATCATGACCGATGCCGACGTGGACGGGGCGCATATCGCGGCGCTGCTGATGACGTTCTTCTTCACCCAGATGCGCCCGATGATCGACGCGGGCCACCTCTACCTCGCCTGCCCGCCGCTCTACCGCCTGACGCAGGGCGCGAAGCGGGTCTACTGCCTCGACGAGGCCGAGCGGGACGCGTGGATGGAGAAGGGCCTCGGCGGCAAGGGCAAGATCGACGTGAGCCGCTTCAAGGGCCTGGGCGAGATGGACGCCAAGGACCTGAAGGAAACCACCATGGACCCCGCCAGCCGCAAGCTGATCCGGGTGACGGTGGACGAGGACGCGCCGGGCGATACGGGCGACCTGGTGGAGCGGCTGATGGGCAAGAAGCCGGAGCTGCGGTTCCAGTATATCTCGGAGAACGCGCGGTTCGCGGGGGAGTTGGATGTTTGACCTTATTTGACGAACCTGATCAGGTTTCCAAGAGAGAATTAATTTACGCAGCTAGTGTCTTTCCCAAAGGATCACTCCGTTTCAGTGACGACAGTGCGCGTGAGATTGCATACAAGAACTTCGGTGGAGGCGGCGGTGGTTGGGACTATACTGACCTGCCCAAACGCCTCGCGGACGTCTATAAGGGCACTGACAGATCAACGGCAATCTCATCGGCAAGAGCGCTACCTGGTAAAGGTGAAGGTTCAGCAAAAGCCTTCATTCTCGAGAAAGTCTTCTTGAAGTTCGACCCTTCTGAATGGTCAGCAGTTACACGAGAGCACTCAATCCTTGAGCGTGATGAGTTCGAAATCCCAATTTCTAATGATATATATCTGAGGCGCGCCTCTAAAGTCATTTCATTGTTCATCGTTCCGTACTCCCAAGAGAACTTGTCAGAAGACCAAGAGAAACGACTGCTACAACTCCTTGGATCACTACCGCATTGTCGAGAAATCACCACGGCTTGGTTGTTTTGTGCGCCTGAACAAGCTGGCCATCGACAGATAAGAGCGTCCTCAATTGAACCAGACTACTTCGACATCGAAGAAACACTTGATATTATCATAACCTTTAAAAATTTTGTTCTGCAAGCTAGACGCTAGGCCGCTTCAGGGGCGACCTTCGAGGCAATCTCTACGTATTGAGCCGCCCGACCCGCCCCCCCACGGTGCGGGCGCTTCGGCCGATTAATTCTTAACCAAACGATGCGCCGACGGCCTCGCTTCGCGCAGCGTTGGTGCGCCCCGTCGGGTCGGGCGCTGCCCTCTGCAACATGCGATGAGCAGAGCATGGAGTGCCTCATTATCCGATCCTTAGGATTTAAGGACGGGTTCTGGCTAGCTGCAGACCCTCCCCCCTACTCCTGCACACTCTCCAACCAAGCCACCAGCGCCGCGATCGGCGCGCTCGTGACGATGGGCTGGCCCGCGTCGGTGCGGACGAAGGCGGCCTCCACGCCCTCGAAGACCGGGCCCCAGACGGGCATGGTCATGCCGTGGCTCAGAAGCGGGTCGCGGCCGTCGATCTGGGCGACCACGCCGAAATGCGGGAAAGTGCCGCCGGCGCGGGCCGCGAGGCCGGTCAGGTCGGGGACGGGGACGACCAGCACCTCGGTCATGGGCCCGTCGCCGCGGCCCGTGGGCCCGTGGCAGGTGGCGCAGAAATCCATGAACAGGGCCTCGCCCGTCGCGATCTGCTCGCCCTCCTGCGCCGCAGCCGGCAGGGGCAGGAGAAGGGCCAGGACGAGGGCCGGGAAAAGGGTGCGCATGATGCTGTCTCCGCTAGCGATGCCCGATCCTCGCCCGGGGGCCGCCCCGCGCGCCTTGACCCGGATCAAGCGCACCCCTTTCCCGGGGGCGCGGGCCCGCTAGCTTCCCCTTCATGCGCCGCACGGTTTCCGCCCTCCTCCGCCGCGTGCCCGCCGGGATCCGGTCGGTCTCGCTGACGCTCGCGCTCGCGCTGGCGGCGCCGGCCGTGGCGCAGGACACCGACCTGGAGCTCGTGCTCCTGGCCGACGCCTCGGGCTCGATCACCGATGCCGAGATCGCCTTCCAGCGCCGCGGCTATGCGCAGGCGATCACCGACCCGCGGGTGATCGCGGCGATCCGCAACACCGCCTATGGCTCGATCGCGGTCACCTATGTCGAATGGGCCGCCAACCAGGCCGTGGTCGTACCCTGGACCCGCATCGCGACCGAGGAGCAGGCCCGCGCCTTCGCCGCGGCCCTCCTGGTGCCGCCGCGCCGCGCGGGCGGGCGCAACGCCATCGGCGCGGCGCTGCTGGCCGGGCGCGACCTGATCGAGGGCAACGCGATCGACGGCTGGCGCAAGGTGATCGACTTCTCGGGCGACAGCCCCAACAGCTATTCCGGCCCGCCCATCGCCGCCGCCCGCGCCGAGGTGCTGGAGGGCGGCATCACGATCAACGCGCTTGCCATCCTGGCCGAGGGCGCGGCGGGCGGGCGCGCGAACCTCGCGCAGATCTACCGCGAGGAGATCATCGGCGGACAGGGCGCCTTCGTGATCGAGGCCGCTACCGACGACGTCTTCGCCGAGGCCGTCCGCCGCAAGCTGATCCTCGAGATCGCGGGCGAAGTTTCGCCGCGCCGTCAGGCCCTTGCGGGCGAGCGGGGCTGCGATAGGCTCGCGCCATGCACCTACTCCGAACGGCCCTGATCTGCCTTGCCCTGACGGGATGCGCCCGGTCGCTGACGCCGGACGAGGCCGCGCTTCTGGCCCCGATCCACGGCGAGACGCTGGCGGTCGAGCGCATGCGCGTTTCGGTCAGCCCCGTCGTCGGCGCCTTCCGGCTGAGCTACGACGCGCGGCCCCGGACCACCTGCCGCGAGCGGATCGGGCGCCCGCAGCAGGGCCGCATCGACGTGCGGACCGGCGGGATCGTCCTATTCGAGACGCTGCTGCTGCGCCCCGACCTGGGCCGCGACCTCGCGGCGGCGCCGGGGGGCGTGCTGGACCTGCCTTCGGCGATGTTCCTCGCGCATGAGGCGACGCATGTCTGGCAGTGGCAAAACCGGCGGCTGACCGGCTACCACCCCGTGCGGGCCTTCTCGGAGCAGGTTGCCGTGGACGACCCCTACCTGCTCGACCCGGAGGACCCGCGCAGGTTCCTCGATTACGGGTTCGAGCAGCAGGCGACGCTGGTGGAGGAGTATCTCTGCTGCGCCACGCTCGACGCCGACGGCGCGCGGACGCAGCGGCTCTTCGCGCTGTTGCGGCAGATCATGCCGGTGGCGGAGCCCGAGGCGTTTCCGCGTCGCGTGACGGTGCCCTATGCCGCGGATCTGAAGGGCATCTGTTCCTGAAGCGCGCGCCTCAGGCCTCGGCCCGCTCCGCCAGCACCAGCCACTCCTCCTCGGCCGCCGAGAGCTTCGCCTGCCGTTCGACCAGCGCGTCGGTCGCCTTCCGGAACTTCAGCGGCTCGCGCGTGAAGAGGTCCGGATCGGCCAGCAGGCCTTCGAGCTTGCCGATCTCGGCCTCCAGCCGGGCGATTTCCTTGGGCAGGGCGTCGAGGCGGTGCCGCTCGGTGTAGCTGAGCGCGTCGGACGGCGCCGGGGCGGACGCAGGTTTCGACGGCGCGGCGGGCTTGGCGGCGGGCTTCGGCGCGAGGCGGGCGCCGCGCTCGGGGCGCTGCGCCAAGTAGTCCGACCAGCCGCCGGGATAGGCCTGAGCGCTGCCGTCGCCATCCATCGCGACCGTCTGCGTGGCGACCCGGTCGAGGAAATCGCGGTCGTGGCTCACGAGCAGGACCGTGCCGTCGTAATCGCCGATCACGTCCTGCAGCAGGTCCAGCGTCTCGATATCGAGGTCGTTGGTCGGCTCGTCCAGCACCAGCAGGTTCGACGGCAGCGCCATGATCCGCGCCATGAGCAGCCGCGCCTTCTCGCCCCCCGAGAGCGAGCGGACCGGCGCCTTGAGCTGGCGGTCGTCGAAGAGGAAGTCCTTCAGATAGCCCGCGACATGCCGCGGCGTGCCGCGCACCATCACCTGATCGGACGCGCCCGACACGCCCAGCAGCGGATCCAGCGTCAGCGAATCCCACAGCGTGGCATCCGGATCGAGCTTGGCGCGGGCCTGGTCGAAGACCGCGATTTCAAGGTTGGTGCCGTGCCGGACGCTGCCGGTATCGGGCGCGAGATCCCCCAACAGCATCTTCAGCACGGTGGTCTTGCCGACGCCGTTGGGGCCGACGAAGGCCACACGGTCGCCGCGCTGCACGCGCAGGTCGAAATCGCGCAGGATCACGCGGTCGCCGAAGCTCTTGGAGATGCCCTTGGCCTCGATCACGCGCTTGCCGCTGGTCGGGCCGCTGTCGAGCTCCAGCGCCGCCGTGCCCGCGCGGCGAATCTGGGCGGCGCGCTCGGCGCGCAGCTCGGCCAGGGCGCGCACGCGGCCCATGTTGCGCTTGCGCCGGGCGCTGATGCCCTCGACGGCCCAGCGCGCCTCGGCCTTGATCTTGCGGTTCAGCTTGTGGCGGGCCTGGTCCTCTTCCTCCCAGACCTTGTCGCGCCAGGCCTCGAAGGCGTCGAAGCCCTTTTCCTGCCGGCGCACAGCGCCCCGGTCGATCCAGAGCGTCGCGCGGGTCAGCGCACGCAGGAAGGCGCGGTCGTGGCTGATCAGGACGAAGGCGGCGCGGGTCTGTTGCAGCTCGGCTTCCAGCCAGGCGATGGCGTCGATGTCGAGATGGTTGGTCGGCTCGTCGAGCAGCATCAACTCCGGCGCCTCGGCCAGCAGCTTGGCCAGCGCGGCGCGGCGGCGTTCGCCGCCCGAGGCGCGCGCGGGATCGGCGTCGAGCGCCAGCTTCAGCCCCTCGGCCGCGGCCTCGACGCGCCAGGCCTCGGACGGGTCGAGGCCGGAGGCGGCGTAATCACCCAGGCTCGCGAAGCCCGACAGGTCGGGATCCTGTTCCATGTATCCGACGGAGGTGCCCGGGCTGAGGACGCGCGCGCCGCGATCGGCTTCGACCAGCCCGGCCATGACCTTCATCAGCGTCGATTTGCCCGACCCGTTGCGCCCGACCAGCGCCACCCGGTCGCCGGGCTGCACCACGAGCGACAGGTCCGCGAAGACCGGCTCGCCCCCGAAGGTCAGCGAAATATCGGTGAGTTGCAAAAGGGGTGCGCGCGCCATCCCGGGCAGGTAGTCGCGCGCCCCGGCGGCGTCAATCAGGCGGCGTCGAGCAATCCCGTGAGCGCGGCGGCCCGGGCGGGCGGGATCGCGGCGACGGGCAGCGCCGTGAAGACATGCATCGTGCCGAGGTCGCGGTCGCGTACGGCGTGGTCGGAGACCCCGGCCCCGAGCGCGAGCCAGCTTCGCAGAAGCGGCGGCAGCGGGCCGGGGCGGTCGGGCAGCGCCACGGTCTCGGGCGCTTTCGGACCGGGGCGCCACCCCTCGGGCGCGGCGCGTCCGCGCAGCCGGGCCATGCCCGTACCGTCGGCCGGAAAGGACGCGCAGCCGTAGAGAACGGCGGCCTGTTCGGCCACGACCAGCCGCGCCATGGCCGCCAGCAATAGCCGCGGTACGTCCGGGTCGAGCGGCCCGGGCGCGAATCCGATGCGCCCGACCTCGACAAGCCGGGCGAAGGCCGCGGCGAAGCGCGTCAGGTCGTAGCTTTGCGCGGTGTAGCCCCGCAGCGCGGCGGGCCCGTCCTGCACCGTCAGGCGCGCGCAGGCGGCGGGGCCGTCGGGGCCTTCGACCGTGAGGTGCAGCGCGCCGGCATCGAAGGCGTCGCGATCCGTCCCGCCCGCGCGGAAGAGCCGCGCCCGCAGCGCCAGCGCGGCCCCGGCCTCCTGGCCCAGCCGCACGCGCCAGCGCCCCGCCTGCATCTCCATCCCGGTCTCCCCGCCCTTGGCGCTCCGCCGCGCGGGGCCTATCTGCCCCGCAACGGTATTCGAAGCGAGAGGAAAGCCCGATGGAGAAGGTCGTCAAGTCCGACGAGGAATGGAAGGCGCAGCTCGGCCCCGAGGCCTACAAGGTGCTGCGCAAGCACGCGACCGAACGTGCGGGTACGCATGAGGACTTCCCCAAGGGTCCGGGCACCTATGTCTGCAAGGGCTGCGGCGCGCCGCTCTTCGCGCAGGACGCCAAGTTCGAGAGCGGGACCGGCTGGCCCAGCTTCTACCAGCCCGTCGATGGCGTGGAGGGCGAGCGCGTGGGCGAGAGCGAGGACAATTCCTGGTTCATGAAGCGCACCGAGGTGCATTGCGCCCGGTGCGAGGGGCATCTGGGCCATGTCTTCCCCGACGGCCCGCAACCGACCGGCCTGCGCTACTGCATCAACGG includes:
- a CDS encoding DsbE family thiol:disulfide interchange protein, coding for MRWLALLPVALFAALGGFFLSGLFREDPDALPSALIGATAPALTVTELPGKPVMTDAALTDGEVKLVNFWASWCVPCRVEHPQLEALAEELPVYGINYKDTPQAALEFLEELGDPYAAIGVDGSARTGIDWGLYGVPETFVLAGDGTVMLRFAGPITEKVVTDSIAPAIKAARAR
- a CDS encoding DMT family transporter; the encoded protein is MEPAATTRLASLIVLGTGVLWGLYWLPVRELGGLGLGGAWGTAAITGAAALLLAPMAWVRRSSLAAADPVALASVALGGVAFMLYSVGFLYGRVALIVLLFFLTPVWSTILGRVLMGWPTPRLRLAAIGLGLVGLVVMLGAGDGPPVPQGLGEWMGLASGLLWSVATTGMRARPPLGAAEGAFVFAGGAALGALALAPLLSPLPAALALPALAWAAAAGALWWGLSIAALTWASARLEPARTGLLLMTEVLVSAVSAAVLAGEHLGPREMAGGALVLLAGVLEVWPVRRARRVRS
- the galE gene encoding UDP-glucose 4-epimerase GalE, with product MARILLTGGAGYIGSHTYVALVSAGYDVTILDDFSNSDPGVIDRLARLTGAEVDLVRGSVLDRGVLGRLFASRAFDGVVHFAALKAVGESVEKPLDYFETNIGGLIALMQAMKAAGVLRIVFSSTATVYGAATVFPIPETAPLSHTSPYGFTKLTCERILSQAAAADPWQVGVLRYFNPVGAHPSGMIGEDPRGIPNNLMPYLAKVALGEMPELRVFGDDYDTPDGTCWRDYIHVVDLARAHVQSLDALMEGRGHVLNIGTGTPTSVLEMHRAYSDVVGRDLPMRIVGRRAGDVARSYADPSRARAELGFEAEHGLEEMCRSSWNWVQAQKEGWRFNS
- the parE gene encoding DNA topoisomerase IV subunit B, yielding MPDDLLNGTDDPQSYDASSIEVLEGLEPVRKRPGMYIGGTDERALHHMVAEVLDNSMDEAVAGHANRIEVELLADGAITIRDNGRGIPVDPHPKFPDKSALEVILCTLHAGGKFSGKAYQTSGGLHGVGASVVNALSDSMVVQVARDRELWEQRFSRGVPLGPVEKVGAAPNRRGTTVTFHADAQIFGAHRLKPARLFKSIRSKAYLFSGVEIRWKSAIDDGETPTEAVFHFPGGLSDYLSETLGGAATYADAAFAGTVDFKERFGTPGKVEWAINWTPSRDGFIQSYCNTVPTPEGGTHEQGFWAAILKGIKAYGELANNRKAAQITRDDLTTGGCALVSCFIREPEFVGQTKDRLATSEAARLVEQSVRDRFDHWLTADTKAAGAILDFLVLRAEERLRRRQEKETARKSATKKLRLPGKLVDCSASARAGTELFIVEGDSAGGSAKMARDRKTQALLPLRGKILNVLGAASSKLGSNAEISDLTQALGVGLGTKFSIDDLRYDKVIIMTDADVDGAHIAALLMTFFFTQMRPMIDAGHLYLACPPLYRLTQGAKRVYCLDEAERDAWMEKGLGGKGKIDVSRFKGLGEMDAKDLKETTMDPASRKLIRVTVDEDAPGDTGDLVERLMGKKPELRFQYISENARFAGELDV
- a CDS encoding c-type cytochrome, whose translation is MRTLFPALVLALLLPLPAAAQEGEQIATGEALFMDFCATCHGPTGRGDGPMTEVLVVPVPDLTGLAARAGGTFPHFGVVAQIDGRDPLLSHGMTMPVWGPVFEGVEAAFVRTDAGQPIVTSAPIAALVAWLESVQE
- a CDS encoding DUF1194 domain-containing protein, which translates into the protein MRRTVSALLRRVPAGIRSVSLTLALALAAPAVAQDTDLELVLLADASGSITDAEIAFQRRGYAQAITDPRVIAAIRNTAYGSIAVTYVEWAANQAVVVPWTRIATEEQARAFAAALLVPPRRAGGRNAIGAALLAGRDLIEGNAIDGWRKVIDFSGDSPNSYSGPPIAAARAEVLEGGITINALAILAEGAAGGRANLAQIYREEIIGGQGAFVIEAATDDVFAEAVRRKLILEIAGEVSPRRQALAGERGCDRLAPCTYSERP
- a CDS encoding ABC-F family ATP-binding cassette domain-containing protein; amino-acid sequence: MARAPLLQLTDISLTFGGEPVFADLSLVVQPGDRVALVGRNGSGKSTLMKVMAGLVEADRGARVLSPGTSVGYMEQDPDLSGFASLGDYAASGLDPSEAWRVEAAAEGLKLALDADPARASGGERRRAALAKLLAEAPELMLLDEPTNHLDIDAIAWLEAELQQTRAAFVLISHDRAFLRALTRATLWIDRGAVRRQEKGFDAFEAWRDKVWEEEDQARHKLNRKIKAEARWAVEGISARRKRNMGRVRALAELRAERAAQIRRAGTAALELDSGPTSGKRVIEAKGISKSFGDRVILRDFDLRVQRGDRVAFVGPNGVGKTTVLKMLLGDLAPDTGSVRHGTNLEIAVFDQARAKLDPDATLWDSLTLDPLLGVSGASDQVMVRGTPRHVAGYLKDFLFDDRQLKAPVRSLSGGEKARLLMARIMALPSNLLVLDEPTNDLDIETLDLLQDVIGDYDGTVLLVSHDRDFLDRVATQTVAMDGDGSAQAYPGGWSDYLAQRPERGARLAPKPAAKPAAPSKPASAPAPSDALSYTERHRLDALPKEIARLEAEIGKLEGLLADPDLFTREPLKFRKATDALVERQAKLSAAEEEWLVLAERAEA
- a CDS encoding GNAT family N-acyltransferase, producing MEMQAGRWRVRLGQEAGAALALRARLFRAGGTDRDAFDAGALHLTVEGPDGPAACARLTVQDGPAALRGYTAQSYDLTRFAAAFARLVEVGRIGFAPGPLDPDVPRLLLAAMARLVVAEQAAVLYGCASFPADGTGMARLRGRAAPEGWRPGPKAPETVALPDRPGPLPPLLRSWLALGAGVSDHAVRDRDLGTMHVFTALPVAAIPPARAAALTGLLDAA
- the msrB gene encoding peptide-methionine (R)-S-oxide reductase MsrB, whose amino-acid sequence is MEKVVKSDEEWKAQLGPEAYKVLRKHATERAGTHEDFPKGPGTYVCKGCGAPLFAQDAKFESGTGWPSFYQPVDGVEGERVGESEDNSWFMKRTEVHCARCEGHLGHVFPDGPQPTGLRYCINGVALEFEPEEG